The following coding sequences are from one Musa acuminata AAA Group cultivar baxijiao chromosome BXJ2-4, Cavendish_Baxijiao_AAA, whole genome shotgun sequence window:
- the LOC103977141 gene encoding uncharacterized protein LOC103977141 produces MVGILQFFDFGQGRSSHKLPLLSRRNDGLEAPRNSLEFPMEAYQSFQVAHEDIPYSHRYSNKDGVCQNGARMKELIDDEMSKRTKDRCNGPSVVARLMGMDALPSDIKPVIHAKEPNDMKKPRKELASISSNQQASLILKTMRQSNEFLPYQIEQDFDQHTKDHDMDKPQPREHPQEELLQKFKKEFEEWQASKAWERSVTLELGNDLRKEKHINTSPQEILNSFVDAKRNSFVKKTTEFKRHVPSARLDTHWEQEDLLSSEASVSKHSETGLTKDNFFGDNARSKSFAPKSDHEMVISTLPRRIVILRPDYEMNDNTEESCLCSPVMLQKGKNMHDFLEQVKERLIIEIEGKPSLETTTIWAQSEAFASERLSDCKQIVPKTVKGLSESFSIGNKTTLMQSRSTRSYRNEVQFSGRSSPEFIHQDSKKLMSERLKNVQKDDIDIMDPLISSGRLITSISSKEAEKFNSMQYLSKKSSKKVASWEEKKFLNESKSFRHDQEQAFDVGDESPRNLFRSFSAPVSRTAFGKLLLEDRNATAAVHICRKHEASENDLMEARKKTKDGLNIKNRVSSLKQNFTLKGKLFGKRIQLMDESSEDEFLFMKDTETSPFVINFGFEQENSTEVPPSPASVCSSPHDEICRPYYPSPVSPLEALFHEDHPSLPASGEPNSNIPESNLLEEVDYERSEEATDELKPAEDELPEIEGNAKAYIRDILITCGLFERNHFNQCLWEWDTPRKPIPILVFDEVEETYRRNDKLESRTTLICEGEDADFSHRILFSLLNEALLRVTQNSKPGSTVKKWFPGPGRVPQGDQLLDSLWHLIQVYINPPVDESHPLESIVAQEMNQTSWSGMLHEDVDIISVEIELLIVENLIDELVCSLS; encoded by the exons TACTCCCATCGTTACTCCAACAAAGATGGTGTCTGTCAAAATGGAGCTCGTATGAAAGAGTTGATTGATGATGAGATGTCCAAAAGAACAAAGGATCGATGCAACGGACCAAGTGTGGTGGCCAGACTGATGGGAATGGATGCACTACCTTCAGACATCAAGCCTGTGATCCATGCGAAGGAGCCGAATGACATGAAGAAACCAAGAAAGGAGCTTGCCAGTATCTCTTCTAATCAGCAAGCCTCGCTAATCTTGAAAACCATGAGACAGTCGAATGAGTTTTTGCCTTATCAAATCGAGCAAGATTTTGATCAGCATACCAAGGACCATGATATGGATAAACCACAACCAAGAGAGCATCCTCAAGAGGAATTATTGCAGAAGTTCAAGAAGGAATTTGAGGAATGGCAAGCATCCAAGGCATGGGAGAGATCAGTGACCCTTGAACTCGGAAATGACCTTCGAAAGGAAAAACATATAAACACGTCTCCACAAGAAATTCTCAACAGTTTTGTGGATGCCAAGAGAAATTCATTTGTGAAGAAAACCACAGAGTTCAAACGTCATGTTCCATCAGCTAGACTAGACACACATTGGGAACAAGAGGACCTTCTGAGTTCTGAAGCTTCTGTGAGTAAACATAGTGAAACTGGACTAACAAAAGACAATTTTTTCGGAGACAATGCACGAAGTAAGTCCTTTGCTCCTAAATCTGATCATGAGATGGTGATATCTACTTTGCCACGAAGGATAGTGATTCTTAGACCTGATTACGAGATGAATGACAACACTGAAGAGTCCTGCTTATGCTCACCTGTGATGTTACAGAAAGGAAAGAACATGCATGATTTCCTTGAACAGGTCAAGGAAAGACTCATTATTGAAATTGAAGGGAAACCCAGCCTTGAGACCACAACTATATGGGCTCAGTCTGAGGCTTTTGCCAGCGAAAGATTATCTGATTGCAAACAAATTGTACCAAAAACTGTCAAAGGGTTAAGTGAATCTTTTTCTATAGGTAACAAGACTACATTGATGCAATCAAGATCGACAAGGTCATATAGAAACGAAGTCCAATTCAGTGGACGGAGTTCCCCAGAGTTTATCCACCAGGATTCTAAAAAACTAATGTCAGAAAGGTTGAAGAATGTCCAGAAGGATGACATAGATATAATGGATCCTTTAATTTCCAGTGGGAGACTAATTACATCGATTTCAAGCAAAGAAGCAGAGAAATTCAATTCTATGCAGTATCTTTCCAAGAAGAGCAGTAAAAAGGTAGCCTCCtgggaagagaagaaatttctaaATGAGTCAAAATCTTTTAGACATGACCAGGAGCAGGCATTTGATGTTGGTGATGAGTCTCCACGGAATCTTTTCAGATCATTTTCTGCTCCTGTTTCTCGAACTGCTTTTGGGAAACTTCTTTTGGAAGACAGGAATGCAACGGCAGCAGTCCACATCTGCAGGAAACATGAAGCATCTGAAAATGACTTAATGGAAGCGAGGAAAAAGACGAAAGATGGGCTTAACATAAAAAACAGAGTTTCAAGCttgaaacaaaattttacattaaagGGTAAGCTTTTTGGGAAGAGGATCCAATTGATGGATGAATCAAGTGAAGATGAATTTCTATTCATGAAAGATACTGAAACTTCACCTTTTGTCATTAACTTTGGCTTTGAACAG GAGAACTCAACTGAGGTTCCACCAAGCCCAGCATCAGTGTGCAGCAGCCCCCATGATGAGATCTGTAGGCCTTACTATCCAAGTCCAGTATCTCCACTGGAGGCACTGTTCCATGAAGACCATCCTTCCTTACCAGCTTCAGGAGAACCAAACTCAAATATTCCTG AGTCAAATTTGCTAGAAGAAGTTGACTATGAAAGATCTGAGGAAGCAACAGATGAATTAAAACCTGCTGAAGATGAACTTCCCGAGATAGAAGGCAACGCAAAAGCTTATATAAGAGATATCCTCATTACTTGTGGCCTGTTTGAAAGAAATCACTTTAATCAGTGCCTCTGggagtgggataccccaagaaaaccaaTTCCTATATTGGTGTTTGATGAAGTCGAGGAAACATATCGAAGAAATGACAAGCTGGAGAGTAGGACAACCCTCATTTGTGAGGGCGAAGATGCTGACTTTAGTCATAGAATTCTATTCAGTTTGCTGAACGAGGCATTGCTAAGGGTTACGCAGAATTCAAAGCCTGGCTCTACAGTGAAGAAATGGTTCCCTGGTCCCGGAAGAGTACCACAAGGGGACCAACTCTTGGACAGCTTGTGGCATCTGATTCAAGTGTACATCAACCCACCTGTGGATGAATCACATCCTTTAGAGAGCATTGTAGCCCAAGAGATGAATCAAACTTCGTGGTCTGGTATGTTGCATGAGGATGTCGATATAATCTCAGTGGAGATAGAGCTTTTAATTGTAGAAAATTTGATTGATGAGCTTGTATGTAGTTTGTCATAG